From the Gallaecimonas kandeliae genome, one window contains:
- a CDS encoding PAAR domain-containing protein produces MGKPAAVIGSMHVCPKVTGNVPHVGGPVAMGSSSVFIGGIPAARVGDMCVCVGPPDKVSKGSSSVTIDGKAAARLGDDTDHGGKLVVGNPTVLIGG; encoded by the coding sequence ATGGGTAAGCCCGCCGCCGTCATCGGCTCAATGCATGTCTGCCCCAAGGTCACGGGTAACGTCCCCCATGTGGGTGGCCCCGTCGCCATGGGTTCTTCCAGCGTCTTTATCGGCGGCATCCCCGCTGCCCGGGTCGGCGACATGTGCGTCTGCGTCGGCCCGCCGGACAAGGTCAGCAAGGGCTCCAGTTCCGTCACCATAGACGGCAAGGCTGCAGCTCGTCTCGGCGACGACACCGACCACGGCGGCAAGCTGGTGGTAGGGAACCCGACTGTGCTGATAGGGGGCTAA
- a CDS encoding DNA-3-methyladenine glycosylase I: MREPFDKIWARAAERKGGDAALKALLRPPAYFGDLDKLTDDRLLAAFTKQVFQSGFVWRVVEQKWPDFEEVFFGFDVEKMLLLPDEIWGQKAQDPRIIRNATKVMTIRHNAQMLQDLAERHGSAAAWLRAWPKDDLVGLWQYLKKHGARLGGNTGPVALRRVGLDSFLLSQDVEHYLRHTGILEGGLTSKKALDAVQAAFNAWQAETGLSFNELSQCIGYSVGDNRVMAEAESH, encoded by the coding sequence ATGCGTGAGCCCTTCGACAAGATCTGGGCCCGCGCCGCCGAGCGCAAGGGCGGCGACGCCGCCCTCAAGGCGCTGCTGCGCCCCCCTGCCTATTTCGGCGACCTGGACAAGCTGACCGACGACCGCCTGCTGGCGGCCTTCACCAAGCAGGTCTTTCAGAGCGGCTTCGTCTGGCGGGTGGTGGAGCAGAAATGGCCGGACTTCGAGGAGGTCTTCTTCGGCTTCGACGTCGAGAAGATGCTGCTGTTGCCGGACGAGATCTGGGGCCAGAAGGCCCAGGATCCGCGCATCATCCGCAATGCCACCAAGGTGATGACCATCCGCCACAACGCCCAGATGCTCCAGGATCTGGCCGAGCGGCACGGCAGCGCAGCCGCCTGGCTGCGGGCCTGGCCCAAGGACGACCTGGTGGGGCTCTGGCAGTACCTCAAGAAGCATGGCGCCCGCCTGGGCGGCAACACTGGCCCTGTGGCGCTACGCCGGGTGGGCCTGGACAGCTTCCTGCTCAGCCAGGACGTGGAGCACTACCTGCGCCACACCGGCATCCTCGAAGGGGGCCTCACCAGCAAGAAGGCCCTGGACGCCGTCCAGGCCGCCTTCAACGCCTGGCAGGCAGAGACGGGGCTGTCTTTCAACGAGCTCAGCCAGTGCATCGGCTACAGCGTCGGCGACAACAGGGTGATGGCCGAGGCAGAGAGCCATTGA
- the gorA gene encoding glutathione-disulfide reductase, which yields MFQYQYDLFVIGAGSGGVRASRMAAATGARVAVAEGSAMGGTCVNLGCIPKKLYAYAAEYGHGFEEAQGFGWQSERPALDWGKLKSNRANEIGRLNGIYDGLMDGAKVSVYRDFARIKDAHTVSVGGQDISAERILVAVGGWPYVPQIPGRELAITSNEIFDLATFPQRLAVVGGGYIASEFASIFAGLGSQVVQIYRKEKLLRGFDDDIRGFVTNEMAKAGVEFRFNNNVTAIEQTPNGLLLQLEDGEQLEVDQVLFATGRVPRTHDLGLVEAGVELDRHGAIVVNDHFQSSVPSIYALGDVINRFQLTPVALAEAMTLVNQLFGDGSRTMDYEYIPTAVFTHPNIGTVGLTEAEARDKYGEVIVFKSEFRALKHTLSGSQERTFMKLVVDKASDRVVGLHMVGAEAGEITQGFAVAMKAGATKAAFDATIGIHPTAAEEFVTMRTPAKA from the coding sequence ATGTTCCAGTATCAGTACGACCTCTTCGTCATCGGCGCCGGCTCTGGCGGCGTGCGGGCCAGCCGCATGGCGGCTGCCACAGGTGCCAGGGTGGCGGTGGCCGAAGGCAGCGCCATGGGCGGCACCTGCGTCAACCTGGGCTGCATCCCCAAGAAGCTCTATGCCTATGCCGCCGAGTACGGCCACGGCTTCGAGGAGGCCCAGGGCTTTGGCTGGCAGAGTGAAAGGCCGGCCCTGGACTGGGGTAAGCTCAAGAGCAACCGCGCCAATGAGATAGGCCGCCTCAACGGTATCTACGATGGCCTGATGGACGGCGCCAAGGTCAGCGTCTACCGCGACTTCGCCCGCATCAAGGACGCCCATACCGTCAGCGTCGGCGGCCAGGACATCAGCGCCGAGCGCATCCTGGTGGCCGTGGGCGGCTGGCCCTATGTGCCGCAGATCCCCGGCCGCGAGCTGGCCATCACCTCCAACGAGATCTTCGATCTGGCCACCTTCCCCCAGCGCCTGGCGGTGGTGGGGGGCGGCTATATCGCCTCCGAGTTCGCCTCCATCTTCGCCGGCCTCGGCAGCCAGGTGGTGCAGATCTACCGCAAGGAAAAGCTGCTGCGCGGCTTCGACGACGACATCCGCGGCTTCGTGACCAACGAGATGGCCAAGGCCGGGGTGGAATTCCGCTTCAACAACAACGTCACCGCCATAGAGCAGACGCCCAATGGCCTGCTGCTGCAGCTGGAAGACGGCGAGCAGCTGGAAGTGGACCAGGTGCTCTTCGCCACGGGCCGGGTGCCCCGCACCCATGACTTGGGCCTGGTTGAGGCCGGCGTCGAGTTGGACCGCCACGGCGCCATAGTGGTGAACGACCACTTTCAGAGCAGCGTGCCCAGCATCTATGCCCTGGGGGATGTCATCAACCGTTTCCAGCTGACCCCAGTGGCCCTGGCCGAGGCCATGACGTTGGTCAACCAGCTCTTTGGCGACGGCAGCCGCACCATGGATTACGAGTACATCCCCACCGCCGTCTTCACCCATCCCAACATCGGCACAGTCGGCTTGACCGAGGCCGAAGCCAGGGACAAGTACGGTGAGGTGATTGTCTTCAAGTCCGAGTTCAGGGCCCTCAAGCACACCTTGTCCGGCAGCCAGGAGCGCACCTTCATGAAGCTGGTGGTGGACAAGGCCTCAGACCGGGTGGTGGGGTTGCACATGGTGGGCGCAGAAGCGGGTGAAATCACCCAGGGCTTTGCCGTGGCCATGAAGGCCGGCGCCACCAAGGCGGCGTTCGACGCCACCATCGGCATCCATCCCACGGCGGCCGAAGAATTCGTGACCATGCGTACCCCGGCGAAAGCGTAA
- a CDS encoding Hcp family type VI secretion system effector: MQANTYLDYEGVKGEATADQYKDMITVLSMDFNVHREISSYTGTAMDREASATRLGDITITKLQDKASTDLFKEATVGKGKKATFHVTKQGEKIEEIMKIELTDAMISNYSVSISGDRPVETMTISYTEMTMTVTPTDDKNNVQAPLVYGYSGVKGQQI; this comes from the coding sequence ATGCAAGCCAATACTTACCTGGACTACGAAGGCGTCAAAGGCGAAGCCACTGCTGATCAGTACAAGGACATGATCACAGTGCTGTCCATGGACTTCAACGTTCACCGTGAGATCTCCTCCTACACCGGTACCGCCATGGACCGCGAGGCCTCCGCCACCCGTCTGGGCGACATCACCATCACCAAACTGCAGGACAAGGCCTCCACCGACCTGTTCAAGGAAGCCACTGTCGGCAAGGGCAAGAAGGCCACCTTCCACGTCACCAAGCAGGGCGAGAAGATCGAAGAAATCATGAAGATCGAGCTGACCGACGCCATGATCTCCAACTACTCCGTCTCCATCTCCGGTGACCGCCCGGTGGAAACCATGACCATCTCCTACACCGAGATGACCATGACCGTCACCCCGACCGACGACAAAAACAACGTCCAGGCTCCGCTGGTCTACGGCTACAGCGGCGTCAAAGGCCAGCAGATCTAA
- a CDS encoding type VI secretion system Vgr family protein — MSKEQQYHYLKMHSSLGKDALVLERVQVEERLCALFAITVTFVANQRLPKLDALIGEGVTISLALSDQAGAKERFFHGHINRIRELGRPMHNSEGLRYEASLVPRAWFATQRVNCRIFQQLSSVAIVKKVLGEHGVKLNTAKLGSYPNYDYCVQYNESDWDFCRRLLAKEGIFSFFRHDQGSHELVLADQTEAYAKALEEKVDYRSGDHGEAHVYQWFCGAGATVASLVQRSFDFTKPSQYNIGNAKAKVPGASLQPRELFEYLGEDPLKDKTEALAPVQLNALAQDAESFTGTSNCRSFGAGLKFSFDEHENKAMEGKAFVITDYVMTASVPSNSEAGDHGGEHYFANQFQAMPAEVLYRPRQLQKPLIAGAQTAKVTGLKGEEIHTDEFGRIKVQFHWDREGKFDENSSCWIRVAQGWAGKGFGAQFLPRVGQEVLVEFLGGDPDQPIITGSVYNGENALPYATKANKEHSGIRSRSTKGGGDANFNEIRFVDTKGKEQLIIHAEKDQAVHVENDHSEQVDNDRKAKVGNDDSLEVTGLQKVKVGKTITIEAGDKITIKCGSSSLTMDSSGKIDLKGANVSVNGSALVAIKAPAVKLN, encoded by the coding sequence ATGAGCAAGGAACAGCAATACCATTACCTGAAGATGCACAGCTCCCTGGGTAAGGACGCCCTGGTGCTGGAGAGGGTGCAGGTCGAGGAGCGGCTTTGCGCGCTGTTCGCCATCACCGTCACCTTCGTCGCCAACCAGCGGCTGCCCAAGCTGGACGCCCTGATCGGCGAAGGGGTCACCATCAGCCTGGCCCTGAGCGACCAGGCCGGCGCCAAGGAGCGCTTTTTCCACGGTCACATCAACAGGATCCGCGAGCTGGGCAGGCCCATGCACAACAGCGAAGGGCTGCGCTACGAGGCCAGCCTGGTGCCCCGCGCCTGGTTCGCCACCCAGAGGGTCAACTGCCGCATCTTCCAGCAGCTAAGCTCGGTGGCGATCGTGAAAAAAGTGCTTGGGGAACACGGGGTCAAACTCAACACCGCCAAGCTGGGGTCCTACCCCAATTACGACTACTGCGTGCAATACAACGAGTCCGACTGGGACTTCTGTAGGCGGCTGCTGGCCAAGGAAGGGATCTTCAGCTTCTTCCGCCACGACCAGGGCAGCCACGAGCTGGTGCTGGCCGACCAGACAGAGGCCTACGCCAAGGCCCTGGAAGAAAAGGTGGACTACCGCAGCGGCGACCACGGCGAGGCCCACGTCTACCAGTGGTTCTGCGGCGCCGGCGCCACAGTCGCCAGCCTGGTGCAGCGCAGCTTCGACTTCACCAAGCCCAGCCAGTACAACATCGGCAACGCCAAGGCCAAGGTGCCGGGGGCCAGCCTGCAGCCCAGGGAGCTGTTCGAATACCTGGGCGAGGATCCCCTCAAGGACAAGACGGAGGCCCTGGCCCCGGTGCAGCTCAACGCCCTGGCCCAGGACGCCGAGAGTTTTACCGGCACCTCCAACTGCCGCTCCTTCGGCGCCGGCCTCAAGTTCAGCTTCGACGAGCACGAGAACAAGGCCATGGAGGGCAAGGCCTTCGTCATCACCGACTATGTGATGACGGCGTCCGTGCCCTCCAACAGCGAGGCGGGGGATCACGGCGGCGAGCACTACTTCGCCAACCAGTTCCAGGCCATGCCGGCCGAGGTGCTCTACCGCCCCCGCCAGCTGCAGAAGCCGCTGATCGCCGGCGCCCAGACCGCCAAGGTCACGGGGCTCAAGGGCGAGGAGATCCACACCGACGAGTTCGGCCGCATCAAGGTGCAGTTCCACTGGGACAGGGAAGGCAAGTTCGACGAGAACAGCTCCTGCTGGATCCGGGTCGCCCAGGGCTGGGCCGGCAAGGGCTTCGGCGCCCAGTTTCTGCCACGGGTCGGCCAGGAGGTGCTGGTGGAGTTCCTCGGCGGCGACCCCGACCAGCCGATCATCACCGGCTCCGTCTACAACGGCGAAAACGCCCTGCCCTACGCCACAAAGGCCAACAAGGAGCACTCGGGGATCCGCAGCCGCTCCACCAAGGGCGGCGGCGACGCCAACTTCAACGAGATCCGTTTCGTCGACACCAAGGGCAAGGAACAGCTGATCATCCATGCCGAGAAGGACCAGGCCGTCCACGTCGAGAACGACCACAGCGAACAGGTAGACAACGACCGCAAGGCCAAGGTCGGCAACGACGACAGCCTGGAAGTGACGGGCCTGCAGAAGGTCAAGGTCGGCAAGACCATCACCATAGAGGCCGGCGACAAGATCACCATCAAGTGTGGCTCCTCCAGCCTGACCATGGACTCCAGCGGCAAGATCGACCTCAAGGGGGCCAACGTCAGCGTCAACGGCAGCGCCCTGGTGGCGATCAAGGCCCCGGCCGTCAAGCTCAACTAA
- a CDS encoding RHS repeat-associated core domain-containing protein, which produces MSKDTHIQIQGAGGSYRFSPAQGAQAQGQPIRHGNRRDWRQWLSDVFGFTFGGQEGRWQQLPKLWDSEELLGNNPDHVFAGVAEALSLGKLAVAKVPAQPTPAKKASAAPGAAETGRSQQGAAQAKAPAPAPAGGATSAGVDATVPAADIQAQQCQGDPVSPSTGEEILALTDFEARAALPLRWQRLYRSGLSDQDWGLGHGWYNPLLRRLWQDEEHCWVEDQEGRAVRFPRLAPGQFGWQAATGQRLEYKADGRLLLSDPDGSVWTFLLFEDGFGRLDSRLDRQGRQWLFYYDDKARLTRIDLGPDHWLELGYQGRHISGVLLRRQDHKEVLARYRYDAKGDLQSASANGGSERYGYDGHLLVVRRRPSGYRLFFQWQGQGPEARCLRSWGEDGRHEVRLDYQDGQTLVTQAGGAQQLFAFDAAGRVTERMDADGSRQQWHFDELGRLREHRLADGRSHRFDFDAKGRPACDWLPDGRCHRRFFNDLGFCIAERLPDGRYLSRRLDAMGRLLEERRADGSHWHYRYDSAGWLKEGYSDQGQQRLQGWDGEGRLLASQAQGELVRYAYDGAGRLRGALVQDLVIEREYQGDKLVAEHRYPEQSPQQKASRHYRYDQGGRLVQFQSATGRQHGFDYAGIDKPLRYHRPDGKTVHYGYDQAERLTEVVRPDGGRWQLGYDQQGRVERCQAPDGRDIRFRYDAAGQVVHREQPGTWVQHLKRDAGGRVQQQASQGKGRQPVTKRFQHDHLGRLVRATTEGRRLDWQYDGQGNVSRHGQDQFAVHYRHQAGRLEAMTLPDGTQIQYRHDDQGRWQQLLVNGEPMIDRRFDGRGQEQQRQASHNVQHQVWDRNKLLVSRQWQGQEAVTRRYSWDDDNRLEWLEDSRLGERRFQRDAAGQLLGDGRGQYRYDDGGNRLEADGQKLFLDRLAGKRRFDELGAEIAWRGEEEERRRFDAEGCLVAFDKGGMQLRYGYDALGRRAWRQGPDGQVNYLWDGDLLLGEERGGAWQWFLRDPETGEPLLTLVDGKPYYYELDWRALPVRLWSGDGQVAWQGDSDAWGQVTESGDIRQPLRLPGQFADELSGLYFNRFRDYDPRTGRYLTPDPLGIKGGLNSYRYTPNPVDYIDPLGLCEVSSSLSQTRGGSAGNSDALPAMQELKLANSKELNDSLNYDTIFAGHGSVDLKGPKRTVPEGASLTVYAVAGASISDSLGVAIETRNVPEDVFRRTFQAGEEMPDIWLWAPDGDVSAQPSSVTVDRPIPVTDLMEAGGGDYHFAACLHSQGHENNKVVHDDSGTYHYDRQTKEIFKHDGQQWQKEEDI; this is translated from the coding sequence ATGAGCAAGGACACGCACATTCAGATCCAGGGCGCCGGCGGCAGCTACCGTTTCAGCCCCGCCCAGGGAGCCCAGGCCCAGGGTCAGCCGATCCGCCACGGCAACAGGCGCGACTGGCGCCAGTGGCTGTCCGACGTCTTCGGCTTCACTTTCGGCGGCCAGGAAGGCCGCTGGCAGCAGTTGCCCAAACTCTGGGACAGCGAAGAGCTGCTGGGCAACAACCCAGACCATGTCTTCGCCGGCGTCGCCGAGGCCCTGAGCCTGGGCAAGCTGGCCGTGGCCAAGGTTCCGGCCCAGCCGACCCCCGCCAAGAAGGCCAGCGCCGCCCCTGGGGCGGCCGAGACGGGCCGCAGCCAGCAAGGCGCCGCCCAGGCCAAGGCCCCTGCTCCTGCCCCGGCCGGCGGTGCCACCAGTGCCGGGGTCGACGCCACAGTGCCGGCCGCCGACATCCAGGCCCAGCAATGCCAGGGCGACCCCGTCTCCCCCAGCACGGGGGAGGAGATCCTGGCCCTCACCGACTTCGAAGCCCGCGCCGCCCTGCCCCTGCGCTGGCAGCGCCTCTACCGCTCCGGCCTCAGCGACCAGGACTGGGGCCTGGGCCACGGCTGGTACAACCCGCTGCTGCGCCGCCTCTGGCAGGACGAAGAGCACTGCTGGGTGGAAGATCAGGAAGGCAGGGCCGTCCGCTTCCCGCGGCTCGCCCCTGGCCAGTTCGGCTGGCAGGCCGCCACTGGCCAGCGCCTGGAATACAAGGCAGACGGCCGGCTGCTGCTGTCCGACCCCGACGGCAGCGTCTGGACCTTCCTCCTCTTTGAGGACGGCTTCGGCCGCCTCGACTCCCGGCTGGACCGCCAGGGCCGGCAATGGCTCTTCTACTACGACGACAAGGCCCGCCTGACCCGCATCGACCTGGGCCCCGATCACTGGCTGGAGCTGGGCTACCAGGGCCGCCACATATCGGGCGTATTGCTGCGTCGCCAGGACCATAAGGAAGTGCTGGCCCGCTACCGTTACGACGCCAAGGGCGACCTGCAGAGCGCCAGCGCCAACGGCGGCAGCGAACGCTACGGCTACGACGGCCACCTGCTGGTGGTGCGCCGTCGCCCCTCCGGCTACCGCCTCTTCTTCCAGTGGCAGGGCCAGGGGCCAGAGGCCCGCTGCCTGCGCAGCTGGGGCGAGGACGGCCGCCACGAGGTGCGGCTGGACTACCAGGACGGCCAAACCCTAGTCACCCAGGCCGGTGGCGCCCAACAGCTGTTCGCCTTCGACGCCGCCGGCCGCGTCACCGAACGCATGGACGCCGACGGCTCCCGCCAACAGTGGCATTTCGACGAGCTGGGCCGGCTGCGCGAACACCGCCTGGCCGACGGCCGCAGCCACCGCTTCGACTTCGACGCCAAGGGCAGGCCCGCCTGCGACTGGCTGCCGGACGGCCGCTGCCACAGGCGCTTCTTCAACGATCTCGGCTTCTGCATCGCCGAGCGGCTGCCGGACGGCCGCTACCTCAGCCGCCGCCTGGACGCCATGGGTCGGCTGCTGGAGGAGCGCCGCGCCGACGGCAGCCATTGGCATTACCGCTACGACAGCGCCGGCTGGCTCAAGGAAGGCTACAGCGACCAGGGTCAGCAACGGCTCCAGGGCTGGGATGGCGAAGGCCGGCTGCTGGCCAGCCAGGCCCAGGGCGAACTGGTGCGCTACGCCTACGACGGCGCCGGCCGCCTGCGCGGCGCCCTGGTCCAGGACCTGGTGATAGAGCGGGAATACCAGGGCGACAAGCTGGTCGCCGAGCACCGCTACCCCGAGCAATCCCCCCAACAGAAGGCCAGCCGCCACTACCGCTACGACCAGGGCGGCCGCCTCGTCCAATTCCAAAGCGCCACGGGCCGGCAGCACGGCTTCGACTACGCCGGCATCGACAAACCGCTGCGCTACCACAGGCCGGACGGCAAGACGGTCCACTACGGCTACGACCAGGCCGAGCGCCTGACCGAGGTGGTGCGCCCCGACGGCGGCCGCTGGCAGCTGGGCTACGACCAACAAGGCCGGGTGGAGCGCTGCCAGGCCCCGGACGGCCGGGACATCCGCTTCCGCTACGACGCCGCCGGCCAGGTGGTGCACCGGGAGCAGCCCGGCACCTGGGTCCAGCACCTCAAACGCGACGCCGGTGGCCGGGTGCAGCAGCAGGCCAGCCAGGGCAAGGGCCGCCAGCCGGTCACCAAGCGTTTTCAGCACGACCACCTGGGCCGGCTGGTGCGCGCCACCACCGAGGGGCGGCGCCTGGACTGGCAGTACGATGGCCAGGGCAATGTCAGCCGCCACGGCCAGGACCAGTTTGCCGTCCACTACCGCCACCAGGCCGGTCGCCTGGAGGCCATGACGCTGCCGGACGGCACCCAGATCCAGTACCGCCATGACGACCAGGGCCGTTGGCAGCAGCTGCTGGTGAACGGCGAGCCGATGATCGACCGCCGCTTCGACGGCCGCGGCCAGGAGCAGCAGCGCCAGGCCAGCCACAACGTCCAGCACCAGGTCTGGGACCGCAACAAGCTGCTGGTCAGCCGCCAATGGCAGGGCCAGGAGGCGGTGACCCGCCGCTACAGCTGGGACGACGACAACCGCCTGGAATGGCTGGAAGACAGCCGCCTGGGCGAACGCCGCTTCCAGCGCGACGCCGCCGGCCAGCTGCTGGGCGACGGTCGGGGCCAATACCGTTATGACGACGGCGGCAACCGCCTGGAGGCGGACGGCCAGAAGCTGTTCCTAGACAGGCTGGCCGGCAAGCGGCGCTTCGACGAGCTGGGCGCCGAAATCGCCTGGCGCGGCGAGGAAGAAGAGCGGCGCCGCTTCGACGCCGAAGGCTGCCTGGTGGCCTTCGACAAGGGCGGCATGCAGCTGCGCTACGGCTATGACGCCCTGGGCCGCCGCGCCTGGCGCCAGGGCCCGGACGGCCAGGTCAACTACCTCTGGGACGGCGACCTGTTGCTGGGGGAAGAGCGGGGCGGCGCCTGGCAATGGTTCCTGCGTGACCCCGAGACCGGCGAGCCGCTGCTGACCCTGGTGGACGGCAAGCCCTACTACTATGAGCTGGACTGGCGGGCCCTGCCGGTGCGGCTCTGGTCCGGCGACGGCCAAGTGGCCTGGCAGGGCGACAGCGACGCCTGGGGCCAAGTCACAGAGAGCGGCGACATCCGCCAGCCATTGCGCCTGCCCGGCCAGTTCGCCGACGAGCTCTCCGGCCTCTATTTCAACCGCTTCAGGGACTACGACCCCAGGACGGGCCGCTACCTGACCCCCGACCCCCTGGGCATCAAGGGCGGCCTCAACAGCTACCGCTACACCCCCAACCCGGTGGACTATATAGATCCCCTGGGCCTCTGCGAGGTGAGCAGTAGCCTTTCTCAGACTAGAGGTGGAAGCGCCGGTAACTCTGATGCCCTGCCGGCCATGCAGGAATTGAAGCTTGCCAACTCTAAAGAGCTAAATGACTCACTCAATTACGACACCATCTTCGCTGGACATGGCTCGGTTGATCTAAAGGGTCCCAAGAGGACTGTACCCGAAGGTGCATCATTGACCGTCTATGCTGTAGCAGGAGCATCCATATCAGATTCCCTTGGTGTAGCAATTGAAACGCGGAATGTACCTGAAGATGTCTTCAGGAGAACCTTCCAAGCCGGCGAGGAAATGCCGGATATTTGGCTTTGGGCGCCTGATGGGGACGTCTCTGCGCAACCCTCGTCAGTCACTGTAGACAGACCCATACCCGTCACTGATTTGATGGAAGCCGGTGGCGGCGACTATCACTTCGCGGCTTGCCTCCACAGCCAAGGTCATGAAAACAATAAAGTTGTTCACGATGATTCAGGTACTTACCACTATGACAGACAGACGAAGGAGATCTTCAAGCACGATGGTCAGCAGTGGCAAAAAGAGGAGGACATCTAG
- the prlC gene encoding oligopeptidase A, with the protein MSNPLLDNAVLPPFSAILPEHIKPAVEALLADCRAAVESVVASTAEPSWESLILPLEESNDRLAKAWSPVSHINSVKSSLEWREAYESCLPHLSEFSTWVGQHQGLFAAYKKLAESPAFATLSGAQQKAVNNSLRDFHLSGVDLPADKQQRFGEIRARQSELASKYSNNLLDATQAWQKHIEDESILAGLPVDAKAMLAEIAQGKEKAGWLLTLDVPVYLAVMTYADDRALREEMYKAYCTRASDQGDAQFDNSAIMEETLALRHELAQLLGFGNYAELSLATKMAESPDQVLGFLNDLAAKSRHQAQADLDELKAFAAKLGCDDLQSWDLGYYGEKLKEARYAVSDEKLKPYFPETKVVPGLFQVVNKLFGIDISERRDVDLYHPEVRFFDIHQAGKHLGSFYLDLYAREGKRGGAWMDDCRGSRVLPDGSHQKPVAYLTCNFSRPIGGKPALFTHDEVLTLFHEFGHGLHHMLTRIEVSEVAGINGVPWDAVELPSQFLENWCWAPEALAIISGHVDSGEPLPQALLDNLLAARNFQSAMQMVRQLEFALFDFRLHREYDPAQGGRIQAILDQVRDQVAVARPPAYNRFQHGFAHIFAGGYAAGYYSYKWAEVLSADAFGRFEEEGVFNAQTGQDFLDCILSQGGSREPMELFKAFRGREPSVEPLLRHSGIAA; encoded by the coding sequence ATGTCGAACCCCCTGCTGGACAATGCCGTCCTGCCTCCTTTCAGCGCCATCCTGCCCGAGCACATCAAGCCTGCCGTCGAGGCCCTGCTGGCCGACTGCCGCGCCGCCGTGGAGTCGGTGGTGGCCAGCACGGCCGAGCCCAGCTGGGAGAGCCTGATCCTGCCCCTGGAGGAGAGCAACGACCGCCTGGCCAAGGCCTGGTCTCCCGTCTCCCACATCAATTCTGTGAAGAGCAGCCTCGAATGGCGCGAGGCCTACGAGTCCTGCCTGCCTCACTTAAGTGAATTCTCCACCTGGGTGGGCCAGCACCAGGGGCTCTTCGCCGCCTACAAGAAACTGGCCGAAAGCCCCGCCTTTGCAACCCTTTCCGGGGCCCAGCAGAAGGCCGTCAACAACAGCCTGCGCGACTTCCACCTTTCCGGTGTCGACCTGCCGGCGGACAAGCAGCAGCGCTTCGGCGAGATCCGGGCCCGCCAGTCAGAACTGGCCTCCAAGTATTCCAACAACCTGCTGGACGCCACCCAGGCCTGGCAGAAGCATATCGAGGACGAATCCATCCTGGCCGGCCTGCCGGTGGACGCCAAGGCCATGCTGGCCGAGATCGCCCAGGGCAAGGAAAAGGCCGGCTGGCTGCTGACGTTGGACGTGCCCGTCTACCTGGCGGTGATGACCTACGCCGATGACCGCGCCCTGCGCGAGGAGATGTACAAGGCTTACTGCACCCGCGCCTCAGACCAGGGAGATGCCCAGTTCGACAACAGCGCCATCATGGAAGAGACCCTGGCCCTGCGCCATGAGCTGGCCCAGCTGCTGGGCTTCGGCAACTATGCCGAGCTGAGCCTGGCCACCAAGATGGCAGAGAGCCCGGACCAGGTGCTGGGCTTCCTGAACGACCTGGCCGCCAAGTCCAGGCACCAGGCCCAGGCCGATCTCGACGAGCTCAAGGCCTTCGCCGCCAAGCTGGGCTGTGACGATCTGCAGTCCTGGGATCTCGGCTACTACGGCGAGAAACTCAAGGAAGCCCGTTACGCGGTGAGCGACGAGAAGCTCAAGCCCTACTTCCCCGAGACCAAGGTGGTGCCCGGTCTCTTCCAGGTGGTGAACAAGCTGTTCGGCATCGACATCAGCGAGCGCCGGGACGTGGATCTCTACCACCCGGAGGTGCGCTTCTTCGACATCCACCAGGCCGGCAAACACCTCGGCAGCTTCTACCTGGATCTCTATGCCCGGGAAGGCAAGCGAGGCGGCGCCTGGATGGACGACTGCCGCGGCAGCCGCGTTCTTCCTGACGGCAGCCACCAGAAGCCGGTGGCCTACCTCACCTGCAACTTCTCCAGGCCCATAGGCGGCAAGCCGGCCCTCTTCACCCACGACGAGGTGCTGACCTTGTTCCACGAGTTTGGCCACGGCCTGCATCACATGCTGACCCGCATCGAGGTGTCTGAGGTGGCCGGCATCAACGGCGTGCCCTGGGACGCCGTCGAGCTGCCCAGCCAGTTCCTGGAGAACTGGTGCTGGGCCCCAGAGGCCCTGGCCATCATCTCCGGCCATGTGGACAGCGGCGAGCCCCTGCCCCAGGCCTTGCTGGACAACCTGCTGGCGGCACGCAACTTCCAGAGCGCCATGCAGATGGTGCGCCAGCTGGAATTCGCCCTCTTCGACTTCCGCCTGCATCGGGAATACGACCCGGCCCAGGGCGGCCGCATCCAGGCCATCCTCGACCAGGTGCGCGACCAGGTGGCGGTGGCCAGGCCCCCGGCCTACAACAGGTTCCAGCACGGCTTCGCCCACATCTTCGCCGGCGGCTACGCGGCCGGTTACTACTCCTACAAGTGGGCCGAGGTGTTGAGCGCCGACGCCTTCGGCCGCTTCGAGGAGGAAGGCGTCTTCAACGCCCAGACGGGCCAGGACTTCCTGGACTGCATCCTCAGCCAGGGCGGTTCCCGTGAGCCCATGGAACTCTTCAAGGCCTTCCGCGGCCGCGAGCCCTCGGTGGAGCCGCTGCTGCGTCACAGCGGGATAGCCGCCTGA